Proteins encoded by one window of Desulfovibrio ferrophilus:
- a CDS encoding TusE/DsrC/DsvC family sulfur relay protein gives MATVEFKGKSFEIDEDGFLQRFEDWSPEWVEYVQESEGIKEMSDEHQKVLDFLQDYYKKNGIAPMVRILSKVTGFKLKHIYELFPSGPGKGACKMAGLPKPTGCV, from the coding sequence ATGGCTACTGTTGAATTTAAAGGCAAAAGCTTTGAGATTGATGAAGACGGTTTCCTGCAGCGCTTTGAAGACTGGAGCCCCGAGTGGGTTGAGTACGTTCAGGAGTCCGAAGGCATTAAAGAGATGTCCGACGAGCACCAGAAGGTTCTCGACTTCTTGCAGGACTACTACAAGAAGAACGGTATCGCACCCATGGTGCGCATCCTCTCCAAGGTCACTGGCTTCAAGCTGAAGCACATCTACGAGCTGTTCCCCTCCGGTCCCGGTAAGGGCGCTTGCAAGATGGCTGGCCTGCCCAAGCCCACCGGCTGCGTCTAA
- a CDS encoding molybdenum cofactor biosynthesis protein MoaE, whose translation MDITKTIAELKADPDFAKNVGMVLVHNGVVRATSRADGAEVTGVEVTPDHDKIAALCQEFEQRPGIWRAMAEAKSGCLKPGDDLLFIIVAGDFRENVKAALAELLDRIKAEAVSKKEACLR comes from the coding sequence ATGGATATCACTAAAACTATTGCCGAGTTAAAGGCCGATCCCGATTTCGCCAAGAACGTGGGCATGGTCCTTGTTCATAACGGCGTGGTCCGCGCCACATCCAGAGCTGACGGTGCCGAAGTCACCGGCGTCGAGGTCACCCCGGACCACGACAAGATTGCCGCCCTGTGCCAGGAATTCGAACAACGCCCCGGCATCTGGCGCGCCATGGCCGAGGCCAAATCCGGCTGTCTGAAGCCTGGCGACGACCTGCTCTTTATCATCGTGGCCGGCGATTTCCGCGAAAACGTCAAAGCCGCACTTGCTGAGCTTCTTGATCGCATCAAGGCCGAAGCCGTCAGCAAGAAGGAAGCTTGCCTGCGCTAA
- a CDS encoding tetratricopeptide repeat protein yields the protein MYKLSSLLKDLPTLHESRMSSSGFAVWIVWADELTDAIPSTFRDFGGMEISSENQHSLWFFFTKDVFHAMARLQVWANLNDLPVYIQILPANLGIGFQLEMALSISSELYSQQSNLPDEFEVWVHPKVRQEADGIPGITLEKIDKLYSGIAAASWTKLFGDPRMGFASTLGWFFILKPLGNPMDKAFIEGWRNFFLEIEKILKRLKLKYIVSEGYLTFELDSYKNLDRWCREILTMIRGTKDCEECNYWPSVMLAVEKAGYQFNDELPNKIPIEWDQMAPDFPHMSYRTAFLLGDNYKIKDVSYSFERSRMTDWCYVHMSDLDSIFEEQGSLNITLPVGLLAGKERPCFYCGLRSHTETECPTRTLQDLDNKVWKDISMMGLDSINMNLKELGEAVKDEPVSGMERLLGGAESAGTMLRALFEINAPVQLRYMPMIWRSLGKDLPAGLYKLAPLEKSSLTKAYDMFLAGEAAEAEHEAKEGALRNPRDFQYRTLLGFLLMERGDLDRAIGYWKEAEPLGDSPIHFAYHKYLQARGLEVQGRFDGAMNLYKEAYALCPKWDEPHYRQAVCMVKMGFSEHAVGLIDQLLDDDANLFNRIIIDPEAERGVVQILANLHGRWVAAQEGAKDGEQKLRSLIEEVEDWFGKDHEYSMKMKRQIGNILQLAEIENYVVFNKLISGKLNVSRSLKSNVDKEVKVLQKQAEQFRKRLKGIHEEISWFPFPRALREFNRDFNFCVTKLNWVKQQHFKVAKNFRMSHEFFKQVDENLKRLSSRLVTLRIVRDATLFALLMGKSFMWMEIVGLGLALVAMPVAVVVGENFHYAWLTEFIEGQRWGIQKGLIIVVSVLAFTVSLLKTALVFEKRKAKFFDEQKELAKKHMARQAKTRQAKTRRR from the coding sequence ATGTACAAGCTTTCGTCACTGCTCAAGGATCTGCCGACGCTGCATGAAAGCAGGATGTCGTCTTCCGGCTTTGCCGTGTGGATCGTCTGGGCGGATGAACTGACCGATGCCATTCCGTCTACCTTCCGGGATTTCGGTGGCATGGAAATCTCATCGGAAAATCAGCATTCCTTGTGGTTCTTCTTTACCAAGGATGTTTTCCACGCCATGGCTCGGCTGCAGGTCTGGGCCAACCTGAACGACCTTCCGGTCTATATCCAGATCTTGCCTGCCAATCTCGGAATAGGGTTCCAGTTGGAGATGGCCTTGTCAATCTCTTCGGAACTCTATTCTCAGCAATCCAATCTGCCCGATGAGTTCGAGGTCTGGGTACACCCCAAGGTCCGGCAGGAAGCGGATGGTATCCCCGGCATCACTCTTGAAAAGATCGATAAACTCTACTCGGGCATTGCGGCGGCCTCATGGACAAAATTGTTCGGTGACCCGCGTATGGGATTTGCCTCGACCCTGGGCTGGTTTTTCATTCTGAAGCCTCTGGGCAATCCGATGGATAAGGCCTTCATCGAAGGCTGGCGCAATTTTTTCCTCGAGATTGAGAAGATATTAAAACGCCTGAAGCTCAAGTACATTGTTTCTGAGGGCTACCTGACCTTCGAGTTGGATTCCTACAAGAATCTGGACCGCTGGTGCCGTGAAATTCTGACGATGATTCGCGGAACCAAGGACTGCGAGGAATGCAATTACTGGCCAAGCGTCATGCTGGCCGTGGAGAAGGCTGGCTATCAATTCAATGACGAATTGCCCAACAAGATTCCCATTGAATGGGATCAGATGGCTCCAGATTTTCCACACATGAGTTATCGAACGGCTTTTCTGCTGGGTGATAATTACAAGATCAAGGATGTCAGCTACAGCTTCGAGCGGAGCCGGATGACCGACTGGTGTTACGTTCACATGTCGGATCTGGATTCCATCTTTGAGGAACAAGGCAGTTTGAACATCACTCTGCCCGTTGGGCTTCTGGCAGGTAAGGAACGGCCTTGTTTCTATTGTGGACTGCGCAGCCACACCGAAACCGAGTGTCCCACGCGAACGTTGCAGGATTTGGACAACAAGGTGTGGAAGGACATTTCCATGATGGGGCTGGACTCCATCAATATGAATCTCAAGGAGTTGGGTGAGGCGGTCAAGGATGAGCCTGTTTCCGGCATGGAGCGGCTCTTGGGCGGAGCTGAAAGCGCAGGCACAATGCTGCGGGCCCTGTTCGAAATCAATGCCCCCGTGCAATTGAGATACATGCCAATGATCTGGCGTTCTCTGGGGAAGGATTTGCCTGCGGGATTATACAAGCTGGCGCCTTTGGAAAAAAGTTCTCTGACCAAGGCCTATGACATGTTTCTGGCTGGTGAGGCCGCAGAGGCAGAGCATGAGGCCAAGGAAGGGGCGTTGCGCAATCCTCGGGATTTCCAGTACCGCACATTGTTGGGGTTCCTCCTGATGGAGCGCGGCGACCTGGACCGGGCTATCGGTTACTGGAAGGAAGCCGAACCCCTGGGCGATTCCCCCATTCATTTTGCCTATCACAAATATCTTCAGGCTCGTGGTTTGGAGGTTCAGGGGCGTTTTGACGGAGCCATGAATCTCTACAAGGAAGCCTACGCATTGTGCCCGAAATGGGATGAGCCGCACTACCGTCAGGCGGTCTGCATGGTGAAGATGGGTTTTTCGGAACATGCCGTGGGGTTGATTGATCAGCTGCTGGATGATGATGCCAACCTTTTCAATCGTATCATTATTGACCCCGAAGCCGAGCGCGGAGTGGTGCAGATTTTGGCCAACCTCCATGGGCGTTGGGTTGCTGCACAGGAAGGGGCAAAGGATGGAGAGCAGAAGCTGCGAAGCCTGATCGAAGAGGTTGAGGATTGGTTTGGCAAAGACCATGAATACAGCATGAAAATGAAACGCCAGATTGGTAACATTCTCCAGCTGGCCGAAATTGAGAACTATGTGGTCTTCAACAAGCTGATTTCCGGGAAACTCAACGTCAGTCGTTCGTTGAAGTCTAACGTGGACAAGGAAGTAAAGGTCCTGCAAAAGCAGGCCGAGCAGTTTCGTAAGCGATTGAAGGGCATTCATGAGGAGATATCATGGTTTCCTTTTCCTCGTGCCCTGCGTGAGTTCAACAGGGATTTCAATTTTTGTGTGACCAAGTTGAATTGGGTGAAGCAGCAGCATTTCAAGGTGGCCAAGAATTTCCGCATGAGCCATGAGTTCTTCAAACAGGTGGACGAGAATCTCAAACGTCTGTCGTCGCGCCTGGTCACGTTGAGGATTGTACGGGATGCTACTCTGTTTGCCTTACTCATGGGCAAGAGTTTTATGTGGATGGAGATCGTAGGGCTGGGGTTGGCCTTGGTTGCCATGCCCGTGGCTGTCGTCGTGGGTGAGAATTTTCATTACGCATGGTTGACCGAGTTCATCGAGGGACAGCGCTGGGGGATTCAGAAGGGGTTGATCATTGTCGTGAGTGTGCTTGCGTTTACTGTTTCGTTGCTCAAAACGGCTCTGGTCTTTGAAAAACGCAAGGCGAAGTTTTTTGACGAGCAGAAGGAGTTGGCCAAGAAGCACATGGCTCGGCAGGCCAAGACTCGGCAGGCCAAAACTCGGAGGAGATAG
- a CDS encoding glycosyltransferase family 4 protein has protein sequence MSGNNRIALMLPKLSTYGGAEGFAFRLADILTANGYPVDFICARQETAEPKGVNVVPVGRPPLGRAAKIAWYAYAAEQARKRGGYGLTISMGKTVRQDVLRMSGGPLSEFWRLSKRAYAQGFEREFKMLRRRLAPANRLIRHLERRALENQELCIAVSHRVQDWLLDAHPWLDKRQMKVIYNRPDLTRFTPASEDERTLIRSNMGLGAADQLIVLAGTNFALKGLGTLIRALALLPREVRVHVAGDRNPGRFKALAQSLAVQDRVAFLGRVDDMPSLYQASDLFCLPSFYDTCSNAVLEALASGTRVISSKDNGSSYFLPPDRIVDDSGDAQALALAIEQALNTPRPQGFQWPEDVESGLEPYLALAHDRLG, from the coding sequence ATGAGCGGGAATAACCGCATTGCCTTGATGCTGCCCAAACTGTCCACCTATGGCGGAGCCGAGGGCTTCGCCTTCCGCCTTGCCGACATCCTGACGGCCAATGGCTACCCGGTAGACTTCATCTGCGCCCGGCAGGAGACTGCAGAACCCAAAGGGGTCAACGTTGTTCCCGTGGGGCGCCCCCCTCTGGGACGCGCTGCAAAAATCGCCTGGTACGCATATGCCGCGGAACAAGCACGCAAACGTGGGGGCTACGGCCTGACCATTTCCATGGGCAAGACCGTCCGCCAGGACGTTCTACGCATGAGCGGTGGCCCCCTATCCGAATTCTGGAGACTGTCCAAACGGGCCTACGCTCAAGGTTTCGAGCGTGAATTCAAGATGTTGCGCAGACGATTGGCCCCAGCCAACCGGCTGATTCGACATCTGGAGCGACGCGCTCTGGAGAACCAGGAGCTGTGCATTGCCGTTTCGCATCGCGTTCAGGACTGGCTACTGGACGCCCATCCCTGGCTGGACAAGCGCCAGATGAAAGTCATCTACAACCGCCCGGACCTGACCAGGTTCACTCCGGCCAGTGAGGATGAGCGCACCCTCATTCGCAGCAACATGGGCCTGGGAGCAGCAGATCAGTTGATCGTGCTGGCAGGAACAAACTTTGCCTTGAAAGGGTTGGGCACCCTGATTCGGGCCTTGGCGCTGCTGCCACGCGAAGTGCGGGTCCATGTGGCCGGTGACCGTAATCCCGGGCGCTTCAAAGCCTTGGCCCAGTCCCTGGCCGTCCAGGATCGTGTGGCATTTTTGGGACGCGTGGACGACATGCCTTCCCTGTATCAAGCCAGTGATCTGTTTTGCCTGCCCTCATTCTACGACACCTGCTCCAATGCGGTGCTCGAGGCTTTGGCCAGTGGCACCAGAGTTATTTCCTCCAAGGACAACGGCTCAAGCTATTTCCTGCCCCCCGACCGCATAGTGGACGATTCCGGCGATGCCCAGGCTTTGGCTCTTGCCATCGAACAGGCACTCAATACCCCTCGCCCCCAGGGATTCCAATGGCCCGAGGATGTGGAATCCGGGCTGGAACCATACTTGGCCCTTGCACACGACCGTCTGGGATAA
- a CDS encoding glycosyltransferase family 4 protein: MRIIQVANVRWFNATSWYALYLARLLQDAGHESLVLTLEDTESHAKAQEWNLDVRTLPLNSSNPLKVAHVYRELSQLVTEFKPHAVNCHRGESFWLWSLLKKRSNSFRLIRTRGDQRLPKHDPINRWLHASVADAVIATNSVMYGHFREHFPIRDCNLHRILGGVDRARFAFSVDGRARVRAEFGFGEDDLVVGLLGRFDEVKGQRELIQAIASLRADGNVHLKLMLAGFPTATTQEQVQNWINDSGMSDATVITGSRRDVADIISAMDLGVIASKWSETIARAALEIMSCGVPLIGTTVGVMPDLISGRALFPPNSVKNMAESIAWAQPESTRRGLVSQQAKTMENLSGEAFLERTLAVYRGEPS, from the coding sequence ATGCGCATCATCCAAGTCGCCAACGTCCGCTGGTTCAACGCCACCTCCTGGTACGCTCTGTACCTCGCACGCCTGTTGCAAGATGCCGGGCACGAATCCCTGGTTCTGACCCTGGAAGACACTGAAAGCCACGCCAAGGCTCAGGAGTGGAATCTTGACGTACGCACCTTGCCACTCAATTCGTCCAACCCACTGAAGGTGGCGCACGTCTATCGCGAGCTGTCGCAACTTGTGACGGAGTTCAAGCCACACGCCGTGAACTGCCACCGGGGTGAATCCTTCTGGTTGTGGAGTCTGCTCAAAAAACGCTCCAATTCCTTCCGCCTGATTCGTACGCGGGGCGATCAAAGGCTCCCGAAGCATGATCCCATCAACCGCTGGCTGCACGCCTCCGTGGCCGATGCCGTGATCGCCACCAATTCGGTGATGTACGGCCATTTCCGCGAACATTTCCCCATCCGGGACTGCAATCTGCACCGCATTCTGGGAGGAGTGGACCGTGCGCGTTTCGCCTTCTCGGTTGATGGTCGGGCCCGTGTGCGCGCCGAATTCGGCTTTGGCGAAGACGATCTTGTGGTCGGTTTGCTGGGGCGGTTCGATGAAGTCAAAGGACAGCGCGAACTGATCCAGGCCATTGCCAGCCTGCGGGCTGATGGCAACGTTCATCTGAAATTGATGCTAGCCGGATTCCCTACCGCCACGACACAAGAGCAAGTCCAGAACTGGATCAACGACTCGGGCATGAGTGACGCCACGGTCATTACCGGCAGCCGCCGGGATGTGGCAGACATCATCTCGGCCATGGACCTTGGAGTCATTGCCTCCAAATGGTCCGAAACCATCGCCCGAGCGGCTCTGGAAATCATGTCCTGCGGCGTTCCGCTCATCGGCACCACCGTAGGTGTGATGCCCGATCTCATTTCCGGCCGCGCCCTGTTCCCGCCGAACAGTGTTAAAAATATGGCTGAATCCATCGCCTGGGCTCAGCCGGAATCCACCCGTCGGGGACTCGTCTCCCAACAGGCAAAGACAATGGAAAATCTGTCCGGCGAGGCCTTTCTGGAACGTACCCTTGCCGTATACCGGGGAGAGCCGTCATGA